A window of Verrucomicrobiia bacterium genomic DNA:
GATGATGGACTGATACTTGGAATCGCGCGGGATTTCCGCGCCCAAACTGAGAAACACGTCGTGCGTGAAGCCCGAGCAGTCCCGGCCGTTGTACTGCCCGCCCCATCCGTAGCGCGCACCCAGCAGCTTGAAAGCCTGGCGGATGATGTTAGCCTGGCTGAAAGCCGGAAACTTGGCCGACACGTCCGCCTGAGGATCAAGATAAGCCTTTTCGAGGGAAACCGCGCCGTCGGATTTACGGAACGGCATCCAGACCGTGCGCGGGGTCAGCTTCGCGCGTGGAAGGACAGTGCCCATGCTCGCGCGGCCGACCGAAGCCGTAAGCTCCGGGTCGGAATAAATTCTCACGCTCTCGCCCGTCACCACAAAATAGTCCGTCGACTTCACATATTCTTTCATCTCGCCGCGCGAAGGAAACAGCGCGATGTCTTTGGCGTGCACCCACCCGCGCGAGTAAGGCGCCTGCAGGTAATACCACTGGCCGTCGGGAGACGTGTGCAGGATGCCGACGGGCGTCCAGGTCTTGATCTGCGTGAACTGGAGCTGGTCGAATTCAATGTCGCCCAATTCCTCGAGCATTTTCACATCGGTCGGCACCGCGCGGACGGACGCGGGCCTGACCGCGACGCCCCATTTCAATTTCACGCGGCTGGGCACGGTTTCCCAGGCCATGACGGGCTTCACTTTCTGTTCAAAAAATTCTTTGGGAATGCGCTGATCATCCACCCCGAACAGAAGGCGGTTGCTGACGGTATTGTAGGTGGATTCCAGGGCCTCGCTGACTTCCGCCCCCCGCCGCGAAGCATCCAGCTTGAAAACGTTTTTGCGTTCCTGAATGGCGTCTTCGATTTCCTCGTTGAATTCGCTGAGTTCCGCGGGCGTCTTGATGGGCGTTTCCGCATTCGGGATGCGCTTGATCCAGTAGTCGGGATTGAGCTGTTCGGGCGTGACGCTGGTCAGCATCAGCGGGCCTTTGGGAAGCGGAGGCAGTTCTTCTTCCGCGCGGCCCAGAGGAGCCATGAGCAGGACGGCCGTCAAAAGAGACAAAGCCTTGAGCGTACGGCGGTTTTTGGTCAAAAATAATTTCATGCGATTTAAGTAAACCCTTTTCCGGGGGTTATCAGAAGCGAGGGAGGCTTCTCAGCGAAAGGAACCCCATTTTACAACGGCTCGCGCGCGGCTGCAATGTCGCGCTTCGATTTTTTTACGCGGCTTTTACTTCCCGCCCGCAGACGCGCCGCTTTCCGGGCGCATACTCGCCTCTATTGAAAGGGGCTCTATGAACATAATGTATCGTTTACTTTACCGCATTCTTGAAGTTCTCGACGGCACCTGGATGAGCTGCGTGCGTTTTTTTCCCCGCAGGCCTTCGGCCAGGATCAAACGGGAGCTTCGCAGGAAAATCATCGCGGCCTGGGAACTTGGATCGGTTTGACGGGCCGGCGGCGGATTTCTTCAAAACGGAAAAGGCGGATTACGCGACCGCGGCGTCCGGCCCGAGCGGGATGCCCATGCTCCCTCCGAACGCAAGCGGGCGGGAAACATTACGAATGCGGAAGCGGTCCCGGGCGGGATCCATGCTTTTACGGTAGTAGACGATTTTTTTGATGCCGGGATTTTCGCGGAGGCAGTATTTCACGAGCCGGCGCACGGCAATGGGAATCTTTCCCTCGGAAGCCACGAACGGAATATAGAGGATGTCCCCTTCCTCTTTTTCCGGCATCTTGTCTTTGCCTTTCTCGTCCCATGCCTTGATCCGGTACGCGCCGAGCACGGCGTTCAGCTGGGACCCCTTCACCGAGCAATAAAGCCAGCGGCGGCGGTGCATATAAAGAAGCGTGCTCATCCACTGGGCAGGCAAAAGATGCGGGCAGGCTTCGGAAGAAAGCACAAGCTCGTAGATTTTGGACAGAAGCTCGTTCTCGGTCATACCGCTCCTTGGGGAAGGCCCGGGTTAATGATAAGTAACGGCGAAAGTTCCCCGGGATAAAGGAAATTTTTACGGGACGGGCGGTCCCTGGCGGGCGGCCTGCTCTAAGTCCTTGGCCAGTTTGGCATAAAGGCCTCCGAGACGGACCAGTTCCTCGTGCGTTCCCCGCTCCACGATGCGGCCCTGGTCCAGGACGAGGATCAGGTCCGCGTTCCGGATGGTGCTGAGGCGGTGGGCAATGGCGATCACGGTCTTGTCGCGCAGCACATGTTCCACGGCTTTTTCCAGGCACTGCTCGGTCACGGAATCCACGGCGCTTGTTGCTTCGTCCAGGATCACGAATTCTCCGGCGCCGGCGACAGCCCTCGCAAAGCAAAGCAGCTGCCCCTGGCCCGAGGAAAGATTCTTTCCATTTTCCGCCACGTGAAAATCGTATTGGCCCGGCAGCCGCCCGATGAACGAGTCCGCGTAAACGTAATGCGCCGCGGACACAATATCGTCCGCACCGATGCCGTGCCGGTCCAGCCCGATGTTGAAGGCCACGGTCTCTTCGAACAGATGCGCGTCCTGCGTCATGATCGCGATTCTCCGGCGCACGCGCGGCGGCGCAACCTGGGCCAGCTCCGCGCCGTTTAGCCGGATCGAGCCTTCGTAACCTTCATACATCTTGCCCAGCAGCCGGATGATCGTGGATTTTCCGGAACCGGTCGGCCCCACGATCGCAATCCTCTGCCCTTTGCGAAGCGTGAACGAAATGCCGTCCAGGACGTCCGGCCCCTGCTTGCGGTAGCGGAAGCGCACGTTCTCGAAGCTCAGCTCGCGGAACGCATCGCCCGGATCGGCCTGGCCGTGACGCGGCTCGGACGGCACCGCATAAGTCTGATCCATGTGCTCGAGCGCGGCGAACGACTTCTGGAGCACCGTGAGATGCCCCGCGAAATCGCGGATCGGCGCGAACGCGCGGTCGACAGAATTCATGAACGCGATCAAAACGCCTACCGTCACGCTGCCCGCGGCAATGCCTTTCGCACCCGCCCACAGGATCAGGACCAGCGCAAAATTGGTCAACCCTTCCACGCCGGAAGCCACGCTGACTTCCGCGAAATTGGCGAGCCGCTGCGCGTTGTAGTAGCGGTGGTTTTTCTGCGCGTAGCGTTCCGCGGCCCGGGCTTCGGCCGTGTAAAGCTG
This region includes:
- a CDS encoding SH3 domain-containing protein is translated as MTKNRRTLKALSLLTAVLLMAPLGRAEEELPPLPKGPLMLTSVTPEQLNPDYWIKRIPNAETPIKTPAELSEFNEEIEDAIQERKNVFKLDASRRGAEVSEALESTYNTVSNRLLFGVDDQRIPKEFFEQKVKPVMAWETVPSRVKLKWGVAVRPASVRAVPTDVKMLEELGDIEFDQLQFTQIKTWTPVGILHTSPDGQWYYLQAPYSRGWVHAKDIALFPSRGEMKEYVKSTDYFVVTGESVRIYSDPELTASVGRASMGTVLPRAKLTPRTVWMPFRKSDGAVSLEKAYLDPQADVSAKFPAFSQANIIRQAFKLLGARYGWGGQYNGRDCSGFTHDVFLSLGAEIPRDSKYQSII
- a CDS encoding ABC transporter ATP-binding protein, translating into MKKKLLLLSKALRALRPRLLWVKITFGLLPLSIAAAVLGPWLLMTFVDTCLMAGHWEKMPALVAAMLGVWALSYAVDGSCAYIYQAVGQTGIYFLRSDLYRHVLRLPRVFFDHHPVGAILTRLTTDTDSIGESLSVGMVGVLTDVLKITALLLFLFHIAGSLTLVLLAVLVPSFFLIRWVQIKLRAIYLSARAALAESTGFLQECLKGVKTLQLYTAEARAAERYAQKNHRYYNAQRLANFAEVSVASGVEGLTNFALVLILWAGAKGIAAGSVTVGVLIAFMNSVDRAFAPIRDFAGHLTVLQKSFAALEHMDQTYAVPSEPRHGQADPGDAFRELSFENVRFRYRKQGPDVLDGISFTLRKGQRIAIVGPTGSGKSTIIRLLGKMYEGYEGSIRLNGAELAQVAPPRVRRRIAIMTQDAHLFEETVAFNIGLDRHGIGADDIVSAAHYVYADSFIGRLPGQYDFHVAENGKNLSSGQGQLLCFARAVAGAGEFVILDEATSAVDSVTEQCLEKAVEHVLRDKTVIAIAHRLSTIRNADLILVLDQGRIVERGTHEELVRLGGLYAKLAKDLEQAARQGPPVP